A stretch of Pseudobdellovibrionaceae bacterium DNA encodes these proteins:
- a CDS encoding beta-lactamase family protein, whose product MTRWIGVLLPLLLTATATASATTAATCPELTAGFRDQGFSGSVLVRQQGRDLCAEDVSRVTKGTHFLIGSVSKQFTAVGIFRLVEEGKLRLNDSLKADFPTLTNADRISVRMLLNHTSGIPDFTGHPEFLRLKETPFTQVAPLVTLIESLPSAFEPGTRWDYSNSNYLLLSALIEKRSGQSWGDFTQTQLLAPQQLHDTRFAIDKTPALVEGHVFDRDYQLEPLPSNAYFERGWANGAGGLESTTRDLAAWNEALFGGRILSAPLLQEFLNPSVVASPPIHYAHGLMFRQDLAQENVYFHSGGIPGFTSMNIYVPRLELSVVVLGNSYDGATTSALAWGLLRLALGEKVALPETTPEAPLTAEDLRNIPGEFEFASIGLKLSVRADAGKLYATFQGDREYKLVPEGSGVFRQRVYGLTLEFTEDAMKVVLRQSGETVEGNRRVTAAPSPGN is encoded by the coding sequence ATGACTCGTTGGATTGGCGTTCTGCTTCCCCTTCTTCTCACCGCAACTGCAACCGCAAGCGCGACGACCGCCGCCACTTGCCCCGAACTGACCGCGGGGTTCCGGGATCAAGGCTTTTCGGGTTCGGTTCTTGTCCGCCAGCAAGGACGCGATCTTTGCGCCGAAGATGTGAGCCGTGTCACGAAGGGCACCCACTTTCTCATCGGTTCGGTCTCGAAGCAATTCACCGCCGTCGGCATCTTCCGTTTGGTGGAAGAGGGCAAGCTGCGCTTGAACGACTCTTTGAAGGCGGATTTCCCGACGCTGACCAACGCCGACCGGATTTCCGTACGCATGCTTCTGAATCACACCTCGGGCATTCCCGATTTCACGGGACATCCGGAGTTCCTGCGCCTGAAGGAAACTCCGTTCACGCAGGTCGCTCCGCTCGTCACGCTGATCGAGTCTTTGCCGTCGGCGTTCGAGCCCGGCACGCGCTGGGACTACAGCAACTCCAACTACCTTCTGCTCTCGGCGTTGATCGAAAAACGGAGTGGCCAAAGCTGGGGAGACTTCACGCAAACTCAGCTGCTCGCGCCCCAGCAACTGCACGACACCCGGTTCGCGATCGACAAAACCCCCGCCCTCGTCGAGGGCCACGTTTTCGATCGCGACTACCAACTGGAGCCCCTGCCATCGAACGCCTATTTCGAGCGCGGTTGGGCGAACGGTGCCGGCGGTTTGGAGTCGACGACTCGGGATCTGGCGGCTTGGAACGAAGCCCTGTTCGGCGGGCGCATTCTTTCCGCCCCCCTTCTTCAAGAATTTCTGAACCCCTCCGTGGTCGCATCGCCCCCCATTCACTACGCGCACGGTCTGATGTTTCGTCAGGATCTGGCGCAAGAAAACGTGTACTTCCACTCGGGAGGCATTCCCGGCTTCACCTCGATGAATATCTACGTGCCGCGGCTTGAACTCTCGGTTGTCGTTTTAGGAAATTCCTATGACGGCGCCACCACAAGCGCTCTGGCATGGGGGCTACTGCGCCTGGCTCTCGGAGAAAAAGTCGCGCTGCCCGAGACGACGCCCGAAGCGCCCCTGACCGCGGAGGATCTACGAAATATCCCCGGCGAGTTCGAGTTCGCATCCATCGGATTGAAGTTGAGCGTTCGCGCCGACGCCGGAAAGCTGTACGCGACATTCCAAGGGGACCGGGAATACAAGCTGGTTCCCGAAGGGTCGGGAGTTTTCCGCCAACGCGTGTACGGTTTGACCCTGGAGTTCACGGAGGACGCGATGAAGGTCGTCCTCCGCCAAAGCGGCGAAACGGTGGAAGGAAATCGCCGAGTTACGGCTGCGCCATCTCCTGGCAACTGA
- a CDS encoding helix-turn-helix transcriptional regulator yields the protein MKYTDVKDHLKRALRDQGVTYTELGRQLRMSESGVKKLFAAPDISLDRLGQICEILGLSVHELLDPKTSLSETQTITLTEKAQEFFMKNRACFLFLILLYTEPLGFEELIARHKIGRQRAYGYLRELERLKLLRWLPGDRVDLRKDVPALFRYEGRFMKQIVREWSEELLGEALENPQGEMDFFTSRILHLTPESTREFKRAFDDLVSEFARRSVREKKLQRQRVLPTRSLVVLREGHFVGKV from the coding sequence ATGAAGTATACCGATGTCAAAGACCACCTGAAACGTGCGCTGCGCGATCAGGGCGTGACCTATACCGAACTCGGACGTCAACTGCGGATGAGCGAATCCGGCGTGAAGAAGCTCTTCGCGGCGCCGGACATCTCGCTCGATCGGTTAGGGCAGATCTGCGAAATCCTGGGGCTTTCGGTGCATGAACTTTTGGATCCGAAAACGTCCCTTTCGGAAACCCAAACGATCACTTTGACCGAGAAGGCGCAGGAGTTCTTCATGAAAAACCGCGCCTGCTTTTTGTTCCTGATCTTGCTGTATACGGAGCCGCTCGGCTTTGAAGAGCTGATCGCCCGGCACAAGATCGGTCGTCAGCGCGCTTACGGATATCTGCGCGAGCTCGAACGCCTGAAGCTTCTGCGTTGGCTTCCGGGCGATCGTGTGGATTTACGGAAAGACGTTCCCGCGCTGTTTCGCTACGAGGGACGTTTCATGAAACAGATCGTGCGGGAATGGTCCGAGGAGCTTCTGGGCGAGGCGCTCGAGAATCCCCAAGGCGAGATGGATTTTTTCACGTCGAGGATTCTGCACCTGACGCCGGAATCGACTCGTGAGTTCAAGCGTGCCTTTGATGATTTGGTATCGGAGTTCGCCCGCCGTTCGGTGCGCGAAAAGAAGCTGCAACGCCAGCGCGTTTTACCGACCCGATCCCTCGTCGTTCTCCGCGAAGGACATTTCGTCGGTAAGGTCTAG
- the flgF gene encoding flagellar basal-body rod protein FlgF — MSTRGVYAALSGAMAQAQRLDTIANNIANVNTPGFKRDEQTFREFLTNHEKPEEVLDATKIPNSIESFYDQKGNDISFVDNAGTYTDHSQGRLVATGGQLDVALDGVGFFEVMTPQGLRLTRQGGFNIDGEGQLVTKEGYPVMAQAEPGADPAARVIRLTGEGPVRIAEDGQVFQGNEALGQVAVVEVADRDHLSKIGNGFYDFKPGTQPEVSNAQNITLRQGFIETSNVNIVKEMTDMITATRTFETAKKAIDAYDSINDKVVNQVGKV, encoded by the coding sequence ATGAGTACACGGGGTGTCTATGCGGCACTGAGCGGAGCCATGGCGCAGGCCCAGCGTCTGGACACGATCGCGAACAACATCGCGAACGTGAATACGCCCGGCTTCAAGCGTGATGAACAAACCTTCCGCGAGTTTCTGACGAATCACGAGAAGCCCGAGGAAGTCCTCGACGCCACCAAGATTCCGAACAGCATCGAGTCGTTCTACGACCAAAAAGGCAACGACATCAGCTTCGTCGACAACGCCGGAACTTATACCGACCACTCGCAAGGCCGTCTGGTGGCGACCGGCGGTCAATTGGATGTAGCGCTGGATGGCGTCGGTTTCTTCGAGGTCATGACGCCGCAAGGACTGCGGCTGACCCGTCAGGGCGGTTTCAACATCGACGGCGAAGGACAACTCGTGACCAAGGAAGGCTATCCCGTCATGGCGCAAGCCGAGCCGGGAGCCGATCCCGCCGCGCGCGTGATCCGTTTGACCGGTGAAGGTCCCGTCCGCATCGCCGAAGATGGTCAAGTTTTCCAGGGGAACGAGGCCTTGGGGCAAGTCGCCGTCGTCGAAGTCGCGGATCGCGATCATCTCAGCAAAATCGGTAACGGTTTTTATGATTTCAAACCCGGCACGCAGCCGGAAGTGTCGAACGCCCAGAACATCACCCTTCGTCAGGGCTTCATCGAAACGAGCAACGTGAACATCGTCAAAGAGATGACCGACATGATCACCGCGACGCGGACTTTCGAAACCGCGAAGAAGGCGATCGATGCTTACGATTCAATTAATGACAAGGTCGTCAACCAGGTCGGGAAAGTCTGA
- the flgG gene encoding flagellar basal-body rod protein FlgG, which translates to MIRALNTAATGMQAQQTNMDVISNNMANVNTAGFKRSRAEFEDLLYQNEKEPGTATGMNAVTPTGVQVGLGVRTAAVQRDMGAIGSAVMTKRALDVMIEGPGFFQIQTPDGQMAYTRDGQFRPDANGRIVDKNGNVLQPEITIPPEATNIEIAPNGEVRVQTGDTGVPQTVGQIDIANFVNAAGLRSIGRNLYQQTPSSGQAQVVRPGLSGAGFLGQGQYESSNVNIVDEMVNMITAQRAYESNSKAIQAADQMLQTINSLR; encoded by the coding sequence ATGATTCGTGCACTCAATACAGCCGCGACCGGGATGCAAGCGCAGCAGACGAACATGGACGTCATTTCGAACAACATGGCGAACGTGAACACCGCCGGGTTCAAACGTTCGCGCGCCGAATTCGAAGACCTTCTTTACCAAAATGAAAAAGAGCCCGGCACCGCGACCGGGATGAACGCCGTCACGCCCACGGGCGTGCAAGTCGGTCTGGGGGTGCGCACCGCAGCTGTCCAGCGTGATATGGGCGCCATCGGCAGCGCGGTCATGACGAAACGTGCGCTCGACGTGATGATCGAAGGCCCCGGCTTCTTCCAGATCCAGACTCCCGACGGTCAGATGGCTTACACCCGCGACGGTCAATTCCGTCCGGACGCGAATGGCCGCATCGTGGATAAGAACGGGAACGTTCTGCAACCCGAAATCACCATTCCCCCCGAAGCGACCAATATCGAAATCGCGCCCAATGGTGAGGTCCGCGTGCAGACGGGCGATACGGGCGTTCCGCAAACGGTGGGACAGATCGACATCGCGAATTTCGTGAACGCGGCGGGACTGCGTTCGATCGGCCGTAACCTTTACCAACAGACGCCCTCCAGCGGACAGGCGCAAGTTGTCCGCCCGGGCTTGAGCGGTGCGGGTTTCTTGGGACAAGGTCAGTACGAATCGTCGAACGTGAACATCGTCGATGAGATGGTGAATATGATCACGGCCCAGCGCGCTTACGAGTCGAACTCGAAAGCGATTCAGGCCGCCGATCAAATGCTCCAAACCATCAATAGTCTGAGGTAA
- the flgA gene encoding flagellar basal body P-ring formation protein FlgA — MSLWSSVQNVCRISLVILFVVTLVYDFAQASEAADHALAVDENGKTGFEPELKSTKRSLQNQKPAAAIAVGSAQALEQSGEGRALVEATLLAQLRQGYRNLCDDCRVEFRDVKFPPFAVEDVADLKIGFKDLKWGGSFLLPVEFLGETQSYISGQVRLHRQGLQAARTLNALAVLNPSDLKSEWIDVTFLKDDLATYADLDGAVAKRFLALRQTVLKSDLRLPQIVSRGQMIKVVAGNDTFEITSHFRAEENGSMGDYVRVKSDQNKILSVRVIAPGTGRLE, encoded by the coding sequence ATGAGTTTGTGGTCTTCGGTTCAAAACGTCTGCCGCATTTCGCTCGTGATCCTCTTCGTGGTCACGTTGGTGTACGACTTCGCGCAAGCCAGTGAAGCCGCCGATCACGCGTTGGCGGTCGACGAAAACGGCAAGACCGGCTTCGAGCCCGAACTCAAGTCGACGAAGCGGAGCTTGCAGAACCAGAAGCCCGCGGCGGCCATCGCGGTGGGCTCGGCACAAGCTTTGGAGCAATCCGGAGAAGGCCGCGCTTTGGTCGAGGCGACGCTGCTCGCGCAGTTGCGCCAAGGCTACCGTAATCTTTGCGACGATTGCCGCGTGGAATTCCGTGACGTGAAATTCCCGCCGTTCGCCGTCGAGGACGTCGCGGATCTGAAAATCGGCTTCAAAGATCTGAAGTGGGGCGGAAGTTTCCTGTTACCGGTGGAGTTCCTGGGGGAAACCCAAAGCTACATCAGCGGTCAGGTGCGTTTGCATCGCCAAGGTTTGCAGGCCGCGCGGACCTTGAACGCGCTCGCGGTCTTGAACCCGTCGGATCTGAAATCCGAGTGGATCGACGTCACCTTCCTGAAGGACGATCTGGCGACTTACGCGGATCTCGATGGCGCGGTCGCCAAACGTTTTCTGGCGCTACGCCAAACCGTGCTGAAGTCGGATCTGCGTCTACCGCAGATCGTGAGTCGCGGTCAGATGATCAAGGTTGTCGCCGGGAACGATACGTTCGAGATCACCAGCCACTTTCGCGCGGAAGAAAACGGCAGCATGGGCGACTACGTTCGCGTGAAAAGCGATCAGAATAAAATCCTCAGCGTGCGCGTGATCGCACCCGGAACCGGAAGGCTTGAGTAA